DNA sequence from the Gloeocapsopsis sp. IPPAS B-1203 genome:
CCATGTATGCACAGGGAAATAGCAATATTCCTGACCACCCGATGAATACGAAGCGATCTCTCTTTAACCAGTCGTCTACGACGTCAAACCATCCTCGACTCGCTGGTTGTCCTACTGCTATTGTCATTGAACTAAAATCCTCGCGGTTTACTAAAATTGCAACTCTTTTGAGGAATTAAATTTTTGACACTCTCTACTGCAACAGACAGCGGAGATTTATGAGAAAATACTGGCAAACAGATGTTCGCTGCTTCCTCAAAGGGTTTGCCAAATAGCCCATACCACTTTCTAGTACCCCAGTCTATGGTTTCTTAATCTTTCTTAACTTATCACATTATTCACGCTCTGTAACCACTCCAGCTATATGGAATTATGGTTTTAGCACTAGCTTCTTAATATAATAGATATCAGAATTTTTACATTTTGACACAAGTTTTCTCAGCCATTCAAACAATTTGGCAAAATCAGATAGCTTAACATTTTTTTACTTTTTAGAAACCTACGCAGGGTAATTCAATGACTGTATCAACAACAAAGAATACGGGTGACTTTGCAAATCAAGGTAGCTCTGCTTCTCAGGTTCTTCATCAGAAAATTTTAGGTTCGAGACGTTTTAGTAACTACTGGTGGGCAACTGTTGTTTCGCTGGGTGCTACTGGCTTTTTGCTTGCTGGGCTGTCGAGCTATCTCAACGTCAATTTACTTCCCTTTGCCACACCTAATGAAATTACATTTGTGCCCCAGGGTTTGGCAATGACTTTCTATGGTGTTGTAGGCTTGTTATTAGCGTTATACCTGTGGGTTGTAGTGATCTTAGACGTTGGCGGTGGTTATAACGAGTTCAATAAAGAAGCTAAAAAAGTTCATATTTTTCGCTGGGGATTTTTAGGAAAAAACCGCAGAATTGAAATTGAATTTCCAACTCAAGATGTACAAGCTGTGCGGGTGGATGTTAAAGAAGGTCTGAATCCGCGTCGGGCTTTGTATTTGCGAGTCAAAGGACGGAGAAATGTACCCCTGACACGTGTAGGACAACCGCTATCACTGCAAAAGTTGGAAACAGAAGGTGCCCAATTAGCTCAGTTTTTGGGTGTGCCGCTTGAAGGTTTATAATCAGGAATTGCAATGAGATGATGAAACACTCTGGGTGAGTGATTAGCATAATGCATCGAAAAATTCAAATCTTGTTGATTGCTGGGTTGTTTCTTGGTGGGTTGATGTTAGGAGGATGCACACCAGATCAGGCTTCTGTATCTTCACCAACTTCCCCAGCTCAAACAACATCTCCTACTACGCCTACTGCTCAAACGAGTAGTCCACGAATGAAATCACCTGTATTAGAAGGAACTGCCACTGTCGTTATGACAGTTAATGGTTCACCAATTACGATTGAAGTTGATGGCACAAATGCCCCAGTAACTGCAGGCAACTTTGTCGATCTTGTACAAAGGGGTGTTTATGATGGGCTTGTTTTCCATCGCGTCGTTCGCCAACCAGAACCTTTTGTCGTTCAAGGCGGCGATCCGCAAAGTAAAAATCCTAATTTTCCTCCACAACGACTAGGTACTGGTGGTTTTATCGATCCCAACACAGGTAGCGAACGCTTTATTCCTTTAGAAATCAAACCTGAAGGCGCAGCTGAGCCAATTTATGGTCAAACTCTTGAGAGTACTCGGCTCTC
Encoded proteins:
- a CDS encoding photosystem I assembly protein Ycf4; this translates as MTVSTTKNTGDFANQGSSASQVLHQKILGSRRFSNYWWATVVSLGATGFLLAGLSSYLNVNLLPFATPNEITFVPQGLAMTFYGVVGLLLALYLWVVVILDVGGGYNEFNKEAKKVHIFRWGFLGKNRRIEIEFPTQDVQAVRVDVKEGLNPRRALYLRVKGRRNVPLTRVGQPLSLQKLETEGAQLAQFLGVPLEGL
- a CDS encoding peptidylprolyl isomerase is translated as MHRKIQILLIAGLFLGGLMLGGCTPDQASVSSPTSPAQTTSPTTPTAQTSSPRMKSPVLEGTATVVMTVNGSPITIEVDGTNAPVTAGNFVDLVQRGVYDGLVFHRVVRQPEPFVVQGGDPQSKNPNFPPQRLGTGGFIDPNTGSERFIPLEIKPEGAAEPIYGQTLESTRLSSAAPQLRHTRGAVAMARSQQPDSASSQFYFALADLSFLDGSYAVFGYVTDGMDVVDQIQQGDRIESAQVTQGAENLRGGQ